Genomic window (Muntiacus reevesi chromosome X, mMunRee1.1, whole genome shotgun sequence):
CTGAAGGTGGCCATGATGCTGAGTAAGAGCTACCTGCCACCTCTATAGGCAGCACATTGAGGAAGAGAGAGCAATAGGTGACTATTTTAACTTGCAATTCCCTAACAACtaatgatgttgaccatcttttcatgtctttgtctcctgtatatctttttttggtagtgtttcttctaatattttgcccatttattAATTGGGTGATTTATTTCTTatactttattatttaatattatttataaaattatatttagtttgatattatttaataaattattataatttattgtcTATTTTCTtactgagttttgagagttctttacaaATGCTGAATACAGGTCATTTATGAGATATATACAaaggatatatataaatataccttAAATATCTTTTCTCACAGtctgtgcttgttttttttttaagatttacttatttatttattaaaaatttttttcccatttatttttattagttggaggcgatttactttacaatattgtagtggtttttgccatacattgacatgaatcagccatggatttacatgtgttccccatcctgaacccccctcccacctccctccccatcccatccctttgggtcatcccagtgcaccagccccgagcacttgtctcatgcatccaacctggactggcgatctgtttcacacttgataatatacatgtttcgatgctgttctctcagatcatcccaccctcgccttctcccatagagtcccaaagtctgttctgtacatctgtgtctctttttctgtcttgcatatagggttatcgttaccatctttctaaattccatacatatgcgttagtatactgtattggtctttatctttctggcttacttcactctgtataatgggctccagtttcatccatctcattagaactgattcaaatgtattctttttaatgactgagtaatattccattgtgtatatgtaccacagctttcttatccattcgtctgctgatgggcatctaggttgcttccatgtcctggctattataaacagtgctgcgatgaacattggggtacacgtgtctctttcagatctggtttccttggtgtgtatacccaggagtgggattgctgggtcatatggcagttctatttccagttttttaaggaatctccacactgttctccatagtggctgttaatgagatatatacaaatatatatatatatatatatatatatatatatatatatatatatatatataaaatgagatatatacatttatgaaatatatacaaaggatatatataaatataccttAAATATCTTTTCTCACAGTCtgtgcttgtttttctgttttcttgacagtgtctttcaaagagcagaagttttaaattttgatgtctgtaatttattacttttttcttttatggttaatgcttttttttttcctaagaaatctTTACCTACGACGAGGTCACAAAGATATTCTCCTGTGTTATCTTCAAGAAGctttataattttagcttttatattGAGATCTATGGTCCATCTAAAATGAGTTTTTGTGTATGCTGTGAGGTAGGAGtcagtattcttttttattttctaggagTTGCAATATGCATCTTTAATTTATCATGCTCTACTGTCCCTACCTCCCCCTGGCATGGAAAAACTCTCTTGTCTATttgattaaacaaaaataaaataagctacatGGGAACAATTTTAAAGTCCAAAGAGATACAAACTTTAAGGCTGCAGTAGCTGATACAGCATCCCCTAGCTATCTTCTTCCGCCTTCTCTGTGGACCACAGACATACATTCAGATGCCTGTGAGCTAACATGGGAGTTTTTGAATACTTATCCATTGGTTCTTCACCAGCTCATTGCCTGTTAAGCCTGAGGCCTGCAGTATATCATTTACGATTTAAAAGTAAAACTCCAGAGCTGGGGGAAAAACCCACCCCAAACAAAAGCCCACATTAAAGGTTTTGGGGAAAGCCTTTGCTTCCCCATTCTCCATTTAATTGATGGAATCCACACCACCATTGCaatgtccatttttaaaagtgtCAAGAGGCAGTCAGCACCCAGGTGGGCTTGCAGCATGGTTTCTGTGGCCCAGGCAGGTATTTTGGTGGTGCTATCCCTTACATCATGTCTGTATCACGGTCTCCTTTGAATAAATCTTATACAGTTTCATGTCTAACGTAAGATCCTTATGAGAGTACAATTTAGTGTACCTCCCTTCTCATTCTTTATGCTATGGtcatatttttcatttgcatATGAAACATATGTAAATGtttcatttcatatttcattACATATTATtacattgttatttttgttttcaacagTCACTTGTCTGTTAAGCAATTAAGGTGAGAGGAGAGTAGTCTTTCATATTTAGTGGCATATTTGCCATTTCCATGGCTCTTCATTCCTTCCTGTGGATCTCACTTTCATCCAGTGTCATTTTCCCTCAAGCTAAAGAATGTCTTCATTTCTTGCTCTGCAGAAGATCTGTTGGAGATTCATTTTCTCAGATTTTGTTAACCTGAAAGCATctctattttacttcatttttaaagatatttccattggatgtagaattctaggttgccagattttgcttttctttcagcagtttaaaagatattttataaaaaaaaaaaaaagatattttatgtttGGGCACAAGAGTATATATAGCCATTTCagaaaaggttttattttaagaTACTTCCTTTAAGGAACATTTGTCTAGACACGTCTTCCTTGCTTTGTGTGAAATTAATAGCTTAAAAAGAACTCTGTGAATGGTTCCAAATGCAAACTTTGAAATTGTTGAATAACTTAATTAAGATGCATTTCATTCCTGGTTTACGAAAAAAAGGATATCATGTTATTGTCTTATGGCTCCTTTGTTGCTGATAAATCAGgcatcatttttaaattgatgctTCTCTatgtgatgtgttttttttttcctctggatgccttgaagaattttctctttactttggttttcagcagtttgacTGTGATGTGCCTAGataaatgtgtttgtgtgtgtttgataTTAGTTGGGAGTTTGCTGAGCTTTGTGATTTTAATCAAATTTTGGAAACTGTCTTCAATTATTTTTCTGccatattctctctcttttctcctctgggaCTCCAAATACATGCATGTTAGTCTAATTGCTTAATATTGTCCCACAGGCCATGGAGGCTGTGATATTTTttccaatctttttttctttttgtctctaagCTTCCTTTTGGGTAATTTATTTTGACTTCTTTCAAATTCATGAATATTCTGTGTTTAGTCTGCTGTTTTTCTTATTCAATGatttaaaaaagttttagatATGGAATTACTTCAGTACTAAGATTTCTATTAGGTTCATTTTCATAGTTTCCatacctctttttttaaaatatatataattgatcCATACCTCTTCTAAAATTCACATTCCTCATGACTTCATCCATTATACCCATCTTTTCCTATAAATTCCTTAACATTTATAATAAATCCTTGTTTTGTAATTTCAATGTCTGGGCTGTCACTGTGTCTGCTGCTGTTgactgtattttttcctcttgagaaatgtCATGTTTTGCTGCTTCTTCACATCTTGTTTTAACAATcttgtttagttggtaagtcctgtccgactcttttgcaaccccatggattgtggcctgccaggctcctgagaATCTAGTTTCTATAACTACTATCTACAATATCTGCTATATATCAAATACTACTAGATTTGTCCattttggacagaggagcttcttCACATATCTAGTAGTATTTGATGTATAGCAGATATTGTAGATAGTAGTTATAGAAACTCAACATTCTCTTATCTTCCTTTGAAGCATGCTGAATTTTCTTCTGGCATTTGGTTAAACTACTGGCAGATCCCCTTGATCCATGGGAAGCTTGGTTTCAGTCTTTGTTAGGGAAGGCCTAGTTTAGTTTTACCCTTTGCCCTGGGAAATGGTCTTTATTCCTAAGGTGTGACCCTCTGGGGTTTCAATGGAAAGCTCAAAGTATTTTATAAGCCCTTCTAACTTGGTGGACTTTGAACTCTTAATCTGTTTCCCATTACCGGGAAATTGCTGAAATCTCTGTTTAATGCCTTTGGCCTTCTATGCTTGGCTCCTTGGAGTCATCCCCTCCCCACACACTTGAGGACTCAAACAAGGATCTAAGTGAGGCGAGTTTGTGTGCCAATTTTCTGGCACCTCTTTTGTGGCTCCCTCTTTCTCATGGTTTCCCTCCTCCGGCCACTGCTGCTGCTATATACTCTGACCTCTTAATTTCTCAGCCCAGTAAGACTCTTGCTTTCTGCTTGAGCTCTACTGCCCATGAACTtaccaagtggtgctagtggtaaagaacctgcctgcaaatgcaggagatataagaggtgagggttcgatccctgggttaggaagatcccctggaggagggcatggcaacccactttgatattcttgcctggagaatccatggacagaggagcctggtgcactttCCAtcatgtcacaaagagttggacacaactaaagtgacttagcatgcatgcccatGTGCAGGGTGGACTTGAAAATGCCCTGCGAGGAAAAGCCAGTTAGATGTGCCTCTCACCCAGGTTGCTTCTCTTCACTTAAGGGTCCTGTCTCCTCTGGCCACCTGTTTAGGTTTGTTTCCAAAAGTGCCTTCAAATGAtttttcaagtatagttgatttccatttcaaatgatttcttaaaaatatttttccagagtGACATTAGCAATCAGCAGGAATGTTAGTCTGATACAAGCTACCCTGCCATTATTGCAAGCAGAACTTGCTCAACTATgttactatttttgttgttgttgtgtagttgctaagttgtttctgattcttttgagaccccatggtctgtggcctgccacgctcctctgtccatgggattctccaggcaagaaaactggatcaggttgccatttcctcctccagggatcttcccaacccagggatggaacccacgtctcctgcattggctattatttttaataattaattgatTGGCTGCACTGTGCATCATacggggatcttagttccctaaccagggatcaaacccaagcccccagTAGTGGAAGCATAGGGTCTTTACCATTGGACCATAAGGGAAGTCCCTATGTTACTATTTTATAAAGTTTTGTTTTGGTGCCCTGTTTTTCTGGATCATTAGGCATATACTTAGCCTTCATGTTGGGTAAACCCATACTGGAGTTTGGTTGTCTGTTCTAAGGATTTACTTGATTTAGTTTAAACTTCACTAAATAATCGAGTAAATCAGTTATtgttcatcagttcagtcgctcagtcgtgtccaactctttgcgaccccatgaatcacagcacgccaggcctccctgtccatcaccaactcccggaggttactcaaacccatgtccatagagttggtcatgccattcaaccatttcattatTGTTCATAATGGCTATCAAAGTTTCGGAGGTTGAAAACAGGTCTTTAATAGAGACAACATCTAAAAAAAATAGTGACAACATCTTGAGTGTTTAaagttaaaagataattttttttattttgtgaaataggtaatacattcacatggctcaaaatataCAAGGTAAAAAGGATATATAATAAAATGCTTCACCTCCACCTTTtgcatgtattaaaaaaaaaactgcagcgAAACAGCCAAAAATTTGATCTCTTGCACTATACAAACAAATTGAATATATCCTGTCTGTCATAATCCAATGAATTCTttgacaaagttttaaaaataaatgacattccCAAGCAGGAATTGTTACAGAGGAAGGCATCAATTCCATTtaattctgcaaatatttactgagccatATAGTGTGCTTAAAACAATATTATCTATTGTGGAGTAGAAACATGAGTCATATGGTTGAGAGTGCACTTACCCTTAATTAGAAAGAAGAGAGTAGAATGAAGGACTCTTTGTAAGGAAACCTGATGCCTCTGCTTGACCCAGTTGGAAGAGTTAATAGAAAAAGGTTCGGCCTCTGTGCAGCCAACGCCTGGAGTTCAGGTTGTATTCTTGGCCCTGTCTCTCTAACAGGGTGTCTGTCCCGCCCAGCTGCTGCCCTCTTTACAGCCAAGTCCAGCACAGGGTCCAAGAACCTTGCTGGAACTTTGGTTTCTAGCTCACACTTCTTTGGGAGAAGGGAAAGCAAAGTCTCTGGAACATTAGAATGTTGAACTAACTACAGGGTACAACTCAAGGGCTGCTCAAAGGGCTGAGTGTTCTCTAGCCAAGTCTCAGAGGGCTGAAATCCCCTTCCTGGCAGCTGAGAAAAACATGAGTGTCCATAACAGATGTACTGAAAGACAACTGGAAGCTGAGCAAAAGCTACAGAGGCAGCAGCAAGCAGATCGACAGACTCCTTGTGTGGCCACAACTTCAGGTTCCCACAAAGGCTTGGTTAGGCAAAGCAGGGTAATGTGTACACAGTGGCAGAGACTGTGTGCTAAGTCAGGGTGTTTGCTAGGAACTGGGGAGCGCTGCTGAGGACAGGTAGAAATTCTGAATAACAGTGGTCAGGTTTTACATCTGGGTACCTCTGTTCCTCTTGCAAGAATTTCAGGTGGAGCAGAGCCCACTTGCCAGCTGGTCCTGTCCAGAGAATAAAACTTGTGCATCCTCCATGCTGCCTTTTCCGCTGGAACTCAAGATGAGGCTTGGGACTTCTGGCTACCACACAGAAGCAGGCCATGCCACTCTGCTTTCCTGCAGGGGGTGAGCCACCTGGAGGGCTTTGGAAGTCTGTAGCTGATCTTCCATTCAAATGCTCAgaacaaaattaatttataagcGCCAGTCCTTTCCCGTAATGTGCAAAAAAGGCTCTAGAGAACAAAGGCTGGTGAATGGAAGTTAACCACACAGTGTCCATAAGTACTTTTTCAGATGTGTGAGATGATAATTTATTTAGTGTGCTGTCCTTATGGCTTACTTATAGTGactgttagagaaaaaaaaagattgatagGTTTTTCCAACCTATTCCCCAATTGCCCACCCTGCTTTTGTGACCTTGCTGtatcacatgtgggatcttagttcccccaccagggatcaaacccatgccccctgcagtgggaacaccagggaagtccctaattctCCCTTCTTCATGAGACTTAATTTACTCAGTAGGGGTTTTCAGGAATTGAATTCTTATGATGGGAGGGACTATAGCAGcaccaatagaaatataatgcaagccACACATGTTTAAATTCTCTAAGCAGGccaataaaaaaggtaaaaagaaaacactgctattgattttaatattttagctaagccaatatatctaaaatatcattttaacatgtaatcaatataaaaattgatgagatatttaaaataatctttttagacttccctggtggtctagtggttaagactctgtgcttccagttgCAGGGAGCACAGATCAGTCCTTGGTCAAGGAACAGAGATCCTGCATGTctcccagtgtggccaaaaataaaaaaatgtttaaaatacctTCTTTTGCTACTAAGTCTTTGGGATCTGGTGTGTATTTTTCACTTTGAGCACACCTCAGTTTGGGCtagtcacattttattttatttatttttttgataaaaaCAGTCACACAGCATTTATTGTCATCTGGTAATAACATAAGGGTGAGCAGAACAATATGAATACAAGTTTTAGAACTACATCTCTAACAAAAGACACCTAAAAAACCCAACGATATTGCCAAACAATTTCTCACTTCATCTATCACTTCTAGTTGGAGACACTTTGGAGCAGAGTAATGTTATCTCCTTTTAGCATGATCCGACCCAGTTGTTTTCTTGACTTTGTTTTAGAATGAATCTCTTCTGCATCATCTAATACGAGGTTCATATACTCATCAAAACCAATGATACAGTCCTCTATCCGCATATTCACTTGCTCATAAAGCCACACCTGAATTCGCGATCTATTTTGCAAGTATCTGAAGATGAGATTGATGGGCTGCACCATCACCTTCTGCACCTTCTGGCCCTGGCCATGCTGGACACTCACAAGCACCACACTACTCCACACTCTTTCTCCCTAGTCACATTTTAAATGCTcaacagccacatgtggctgggGCTAGGGACTGCGCAGCCCAAGGCTAGAGCAGAGGCCACAGTGATGCTCTTCAGGTCCGTCTATCCATGCAGACAACGAGCCTTCTGGGCCCCATTCTAGGAGAGCACAAGCGATGATACAGGCAGGAGAAGGGTGGTTCGATGGGGTCAGGTGCCGGATTCCAGCTGAGTTTTGCTGATGAACAGAACTGGAAAGCCAAGGGAAAGGACACGGTAGGTGGGAAAACCTGAGTAAGGTCTGGAAGGTGGAACGAGTGCCGCGCGGAACGTTTGAGAACTTGATGGATGGCCGCATCCCGCCACGCGGAGGACTAGGATCCAACCTGGGGAGATCCTGTGGCTGACAGttgccttttctgtcttttctcccccctccccgccccgtccCCATCAGCGATGGTCCTCGGCCTGCCCAGCGCCCGGGCCGCTGAGGACACCTGCGTGAACGCCTGCCCGGCCGCCTGTGTCTGCAGCAGCGTGGAGCGCCGCTGCTCCGTGCGCTGCGACCGCGCGGGCCTCCTGCGGGTGCCGGCCGAGTTCCCGTGCGAGGCGGCCTCCATCGACCTGGACCGCAACGGCCTGCGCTTCCTGGGCGAGCGGGCCTTTGGCACGCTGCCGTCGCTGCGCCGCCTGTCGCTGCGTCACAACAACCTGTCCTTCATCACGCCCGGCGCCTTCAAGGGCCTGCCGCGCCTGACCGAGCTGAACCTGGCGCACAACGGCGACCTGCGCTACCTGCACGCGCGCACCTTCACCGCTCTCGGCCGCCTGCGCCGCCTCGACCTGACAGTCTGCCGCCTCTTCAGCGTGCCCGAGCGCCTTCTGGCCGAGCTGCCCGCCCTGCGCGAGCTCGCCGCCTTCGACAACCTGTTCCGCCGCGTGCCCGGCGCGCTGCGCGGCCTGGCCAACCTGACGCATGCGCACCTGGAGCGCAGCCGCATCGAGGCCGTGGCCTCCAGCTCGCTGCTGGGCCTGCGCCGCCTGCGCTCGCTCAGCCTGCAGGGCAACCGCGTGCGCGCCGTGCACGGCGGCGCCTTCCGCGACTGCGGCGCCCTGGAGCACCTGCTGCTCAACGACAACCTGCTGGCCGCGCTGCCGGCCGATGCCTTCGTCGGCCTCCGCCGCCTGCGCACGCTCAACCTGGGCGGCAACGCGCTGGGCCGCGTGGTGCGCGCCTGGTTCGCCGAGCTGGCCGAGCTCGAGCTGCTCTACCTGGACCGCAACCGCATCGCCTTCGTGGAGGAGGGCGCCTTCCAGAACCTCTCGGGCCTCCTGGCCCTGCATCTCAACGGCAACCAACTCACCGTGCTTGCCTGGGCCGCCTTCCAGCCCGGCTTCTTCCTGGGCCGCCTCTTCCTCTTCCGCAACCCGTGGCGCTGCGACTGCCGCCTGGAGTGGCTGCGGGACTGGATGGAGAGCTTCGGGCGCACCGCCGACGTGCCCTGCGCCTCCCCGGGCTCCGTGGCTGGCCTCGACCTCCGCCAGGTGGCCTTCGGGCGCTCCTCCGCAGGCTTCTGTGTGGACCCCGACGAGCTGAACCTCACGGCTTCCAGTCCCGGCCCATCCCCAGAGCCGGCGGCCACCACAGTGAGCAGGTTCAGCAGCCTCCTCTCCAAGCTGTTAGCCCCGAGGGCCCCGGTGGCGGAGACGGCCAACACCACCAAGGAGGGGCCGGTCAACACCTCACTGTCCGACAGCCTTCCCTCCCTCGGGGTAGGCGGCTCGGGCCACAAGACCCCGTTTGTCGTGGGCTCTGGTCTCCTGCTCATCGTGGCCCAGCACGTGCTGTTTGTCCTCTAGAGGGACCGACTGTGCCCCACTGGGGTGGCCCCGACTACCCtggtggggcagaggggaggtTGTTAACTGGGCTGGATGGTGgttggtggggagaggggcacaagatgggggcagggagtgaaAGTTTCCGCGAAGGATGGAAGGACCAGGCTGCCATCAGAGGTGACCTGGGAAGAGGAGGACCTTGGGAAATACCCTGTGCGGGAGGGTGGGGTTTATGATTTCTGCCCTTGTCACATGAGCATCAATTGCAAAAGAGAAGCAACAATGAACAGGTGCCCTCTGGTGAGAAGACTAGGAATTGGAAGTTTCTGTGGCTACAGAACTCCATCccggctcctccccacccccatcttctaGGAAACTGGGTCTGCATGCCTGAATTGGAGttaatccattcagttcagttcagtcgctcagtcgtgtctgactctttgcgaccccatggactgccgcacgccagtTAATCCTTTCGCTAAGTACTAAAAATGGTGCCAATTCTCCTGGTGGGGCAACCATTAAGGCCAATCCCTTTGTTTTCTAGTAcaaccctcctccccctcccccaggagcctGGGGACACTAGGGTCCAGGAAGATGGGTAGGACAGAAGGCCAGTGGGAAAGGGACTTAGACCCAAGGTAGTGGAGGTGGTTCCTGTGGTCCCAGATGTGTCAGTTTAAACAAAGATTCATTTCACTTACTCTGCACTTATTCCCAAGGGTGGCCTTAGCTGCAAAAGAACTTTAGGGCAGGGTAGGGGGAAAAAGAGGAGGGGTATTGTCTGTGgacaaatatatttgtaaaaaaggttaaaaaaaaaagattaaacagGTTTCCCTTCTGCAGGACTTTTCAAGGGTCTTTCGAATGCAAACATGCATTACGACTCTCCCAAGGAGGCCACAAAATCCTCTTTGCTTTGTGTTTTGGAAAGACACAGAGATGCTATATTAGCGGAGCAGGGAGTCTCTAGCTTGGACGATCCCATTAGGTGTGGGAATTATCATGAGCTTCACACTTCCGGGCTAAGAGAAAAGGTGGCAGCCAGTAGCTGGGAAGGGAGTGCTGAGTTTCCAGGGTGCAAGGTGGCTAACTGTAAGCTCCCAGGCCTGAATGCCAGAGCAGGGGCTGTGTGTCTGCTCTGTATGTGCTCAAGTCATCCTCCACACATGTGTAGTGATGACTGCCTTTGTGACACTCTGGCGGTCTCTACTCTTAATGTCCTCTCTCTGTATTTGAAGGGCTGGGTTTTCAAAGTCCACATGGATTCAAGGTGCACAGAACTGTGTTCTTCAAGGCCATAGTGCTTCTTCTGTATCTCTAGGTATCACTAAGTGTTAGAAATGTTGCAGAAAGCACCGCTGAGGGCAGGAGTGTTCAGATGGATTGTGACCGTTAGTGGTCATCAGCTCAATGGGTCTcagctgacatttaaaaaaaaataaggtatagCCAAAAAGTCACAGAGCATCATGTGTAATAAGTATTATTTTGTGGAACTTTTTATTTAATCTGTATGCATTTGTTCAGAAtgcatttgttttatatatgtgtgtgtgtgtctggattGCTGCATACAATTTATATTGTGGTTTATTGTTAAAAAAGTTGAAAGTCACTAATGTGGAACACACATGGTTCTTTTTAAACgttttctttggaaaactctCAAacctacagaaaagttgcaagaataacAGAATGAACACTTTGGCCTTTCACCTAGGTTTCTCATTTGCTAATgttattgtatttgttttgtcTCTCTTTCTATGTTATTATCATTTCTCAGAAACGGTTTGAGTTAGTTGTAAACATCATGCCCCTTTACCTATACATACCTCAATGTGTATTTCCTAAAAACAAGGACTTTCTCTTA
Coding sequences:
- the LOC136154439 gene encoding small nuclear ribonucleoprotein E-like, which translates into the protein MRPSIKFSNGERVWSSVVLVSVQHGQGQKVQKVMVQPINLIFRYLQNRSRIQVWLYEQVNMRIEDCIIGFDEYMNLVLDDAEEIHSKTKSRKQLGRIMLKGDNITLLQSVSN
- the NYX gene encoding nyctalopin — its product is MVLGLPSARAAEDTCVNACPAACVCSSVERRCSVRCDRAGLLRVPAEFPCEAASIDLDRNGLRFLGERAFGTLPSLRRLSLRHNNLSFITPGAFKGLPRLTELNLAHNGDLRYLHARTFTALGRLRRLDLTVCRLFSVPERLLAELPALRELAAFDNLFRRVPGALRGLANLTHAHLERSRIEAVASSSLLGLRRLRSLSLQGNRVRAVHGGAFRDCGALEHLLLNDNLLAALPADAFVGLRRLRTLNLGGNALGRVVRAWFAELAELELLYLDRNRIAFVEEGAFQNLSGLLALHLNGNQLTVLAWAAFQPGFFLGRLFLFRNPWRCDCRLEWLRDWMESFGRTADVPCASPGSVAGLDLRQVAFGRSSAGFCVDPDELNLTASSPGPSPEPAATTVSRFSSLLSKLLAPRAPVAETANTTKEGPVNTSLSDSLPSLGVGGSGHKTPFVVGSGLLLIVAQHVLFVL